A single window of Oxyura jamaicensis isolate SHBP4307 breed ruddy duck chromosome 3, BPBGC_Ojam_1.0, whole genome shotgun sequence DNA harbors:
- the LOC118164049 gene encoding vascular non-inflammatory molecule 3-like isoform X1 has product MGLLRACASAVVLVLSTLETWALDSYIAAVYEHSVLLPASPEEALMLMDRNSEHSSNCQAAVMVLPWPVVHAAVFALAALQVLASDTFTAAVYEHAVILPRATHETVSPEDALALMNKNMDILEGAIKEAAQQGAHIIVTPEDGIYGWVFTRETIYPYLEDIPDPEVNWIPCTDPTRFAPAPVQERLSCMARNNSIYVVANIGDKKSCNSSDPSCPSDGRYQYNTNVVFDSEGKLVARYHKYNLFRQETQFNYPKEPEAVTFKTPFGKFGIFTCFDILFREPAVVLVSELQVDTVLFPTAWMNVLPFLTAVEFHSAWAMGMRVNLLSANTHNIRMSMTGSGLFTPGGAAAYYYNSETEEGRLLVAELSARPRLSPTYPPAVNWSSYATSIKQFTEDNTFLGAVRRDIFTFSELKHEAGNFTVCQKDLCCHLTYRMSNKSNDEIYVLGAFDGLHGSVIKYHWQVCTLLKCRSTDLSTCGQPVETAQTKFDMFSLSGTFGTNYVFPEVLYSGVQLAPGEFEVLPDGRLESKNTTSKPLLTATLFGRHYEKDLKHPLQTSP; this is encoded by the exons ATGGGGCTTTTGAGGGCTTGCGCCTCTGCTGTGGTTTTGGTGCTGTCCACTCTTGAGACCTGGGCCCTGGACAGCTACATTGCAGCTGTCTATGAGCACAGCGTGCTCTTACCTGCTTCTCCTGAGGAAGCCTTGATGCTGATGGACAGAA ACTCAGAGCATTCAAGCAACTGCCAGGCAGCAGTCATGGTTCTTCCCTGGCCTGTAGTGCATGCTGCGGTGTTTGCCCTGGCAGCCCTACAGGTCCTGGCCTCAGACACCTTCACTGCAGCTGTGTACGAGCATGCCGTCATCCTGCCACGTGCCACTCATGAGACGGTTTCTCCTGAAGATGCTTTGGCCCTGATGAACAAGAACATGGACATCTTGGAAGGAGCCATCAAGGAAGCAGCCCAGCAG GGCGCGCACATCATTGTGACTCCTGAGGATGGCATTTATGGCTGGGTTTTCACAAGAGAAACTATCTACCCGTACCTGGAGGACATTCCTGATCCAGAGGTGAACTGGATTCCCTGCACTGATCCCACAAG ATTTGCTCCAGCACCAGTGCAGGAACGGCTCAGCTGCATGGCCAGGAATAACTCCATCTATGTGGTTGCAAACATCGGGGACAAGAAGTCGTGCAATTCCAGTGATCCCAGTTGCCCCAGTGACGGTCGCTACCAGTACAACACCAATGTCGTCTTTGACTCAGAAGGGAAACTGGTGGCTCGTTACCACAAG TACAACCTATTTAGACAAGAAACACAGTTTAATTACCCTAAAGAGCCAGAAGCTGTCACCTTCAAGACACCCTTTGGGAAGTTTGGCATTTTCACTTGCTTCGACATCCTTTTCCGGGAGCCTGCCGTGGTGCTGGTGAGCGAGCTGCAGGTGGACACGGTGCTCTTCCCGACGGCCTGGATGAATGTCCTGCCCTTTCTGACTGCTGTGGAGTTTCACTCTGCCTGGGCTATGGGCATGAGAGTCAATTTATTGTCAGCAAATACTCACAACATCAGAATGTCTATGACAG GGAGCGGGCTGTTCACACCCGGTGGAGCGGCCGCCTACTACTACAACAGTGAGACAGAGGAGGGACGTCTCCTGGTAGCCGAGCTGAGCGCACGACCCCGTCTTTCTCCCACCTACCCTCCTGCAGTCAACTGGAGCTCATACGCTACAAGCATTAAACAGTTTACAGAAGACAACACTTTTCTGGGAGCTGTTCGGCGTGATATATTCACTTTCAGTGAACTCAAGCACGAAGCTGGAAATTTTACAGTTTGCCAGAAGGACCTCTGCTGTCATTTGACCTATAGGATGTCAAACAAGAGCAATGATGAAATTTATGTACTTGGTGCATTTGATGGGCTTCATGGTTCTGTCATAAAATACCATTGGCAG GTATGCACGCTGCTCAAGTGTAGGAGCACAGACCTGAGCACATGCGGGCAGCCGGTGGAGACTGCACAGACCAAGTTTGACATGTTCTCCCTCAGTGGCACGTTTGGCACTAACTACGTCTTTCCAGAAGTCTTGTACAGTGGGGTGCAGCTGGCCCCTGGGGAATTTGAG GTGCTACCTGATGGACGTCTGGAAAGTAAGAATACCACATCGAAGCCACTCTTAACAGCAACGCTTTTTGGAAGACATTATGAAAAGGACCTGAAGCATCCCCTGCAAACCTCCCCATAA
- the LOC118164049 gene encoding vascular non-inflammatory molecule 3-like isoform X2, whose protein sequence is MELHSEEEDVVRMKNSEHSSNCQAAVMVLPWPVVHAAVFALAALQVLASDTFTAAVYEHAVILPRATHETVSPEDALALMNKNMDILEGAIKEAAQQGAHIIVTPEDGIYGWVFTRETIYPYLEDIPDPEVNWIPCTDPTRFAPAPVQERLSCMARNNSIYVVANIGDKKSCNSSDPSCPSDGRYQYNTNVVFDSEGKLVARYHKYNLFRQETQFNYPKEPEAVTFKTPFGKFGIFTCFDILFREPAVVLVSELQVDTVLFPTAWMNVLPFLTAVEFHSAWAMGMRVNLLSANTHNIRMSMTGSGLFTPGGAAAYYYNSETEEGRLLVAELSARPRLSPTYPPAVNWSSYATSIKQFTEDNTFLGAVRRDIFTFSELKHEAGNFTVCQKDLCCHLTYRMSNKSNDEIYVLGAFDGLHGSVIKYHWQVCTLLKCRSTDLSTCGQPVETAQTKFDMFSLSGTFGTNYVFPEVLYSGVQLAPGEFEVLPDGRLESKNTTSKPLLTATLFGRHYEKDLKHPLQTSP, encoded by the exons ATGGAGCTGCATAGTGAAGAGGAAGACGTTGTCAGGATGAAGA ACTCAGAGCATTCAAGCAACTGCCAGGCAGCAGTCATGGTTCTTCCCTGGCCTGTAGTGCATGCTGCGGTGTTTGCCCTGGCAGCCCTACAGGTCCTGGCCTCAGACACCTTCACTGCAGCTGTGTACGAGCATGCCGTCATCCTGCCACGTGCCACTCATGAGACGGTTTCTCCTGAAGATGCTTTGGCCCTGATGAACAAGAACATGGACATCTTGGAAGGAGCCATCAAGGAAGCAGCCCAGCAG GGCGCGCACATCATTGTGACTCCTGAGGATGGCATTTATGGCTGGGTTTTCACAAGAGAAACTATCTACCCGTACCTGGAGGACATTCCTGATCCAGAGGTGAACTGGATTCCCTGCACTGATCCCACAAG ATTTGCTCCAGCACCAGTGCAGGAACGGCTCAGCTGCATGGCCAGGAATAACTCCATCTATGTGGTTGCAAACATCGGGGACAAGAAGTCGTGCAATTCCAGTGATCCCAGTTGCCCCAGTGACGGTCGCTACCAGTACAACACCAATGTCGTCTTTGACTCAGAAGGGAAACTGGTGGCTCGTTACCACAAG TACAACCTATTTAGACAAGAAACACAGTTTAATTACCCTAAAGAGCCAGAAGCTGTCACCTTCAAGACACCCTTTGGGAAGTTTGGCATTTTCACTTGCTTCGACATCCTTTTCCGGGAGCCTGCCGTGGTGCTGGTGAGCGAGCTGCAGGTGGACACGGTGCTCTTCCCGACGGCCTGGATGAATGTCCTGCCCTTTCTGACTGCTGTGGAGTTTCACTCTGCCTGGGCTATGGGCATGAGAGTCAATTTATTGTCAGCAAATACTCACAACATCAGAATGTCTATGACAG GGAGCGGGCTGTTCACACCCGGTGGAGCGGCCGCCTACTACTACAACAGTGAGACAGAGGAGGGACGTCTCCTGGTAGCCGAGCTGAGCGCACGACCCCGTCTTTCTCCCACCTACCCTCCTGCAGTCAACTGGAGCTCATACGCTACAAGCATTAAACAGTTTACAGAAGACAACACTTTTCTGGGAGCTGTTCGGCGTGATATATTCACTTTCAGTGAACTCAAGCACGAAGCTGGAAATTTTACAGTTTGCCAGAAGGACCTCTGCTGTCATTTGACCTATAGGATGTCAAACAAGAGCAATGATGAAATTTATGTACTTGGTGCATTTGATGGGCTTCATGGTTCTGTCATAAAATACCATTGGCAG GTATGCACGCTGCTCAAGTGTAGGAGCACAGACCTGAGCACATGCGGGCAGCCGGTGGAGACTGCACAGACCAAGTTTGACATGTTCTCCCTCAGTGGCACGTTTGGCACTAACTACGTCTTTCCAGAAGTCTTGTACAGTGGGGTGCAGCTGGCCCCTGGGGAATTTGAG GTGCTACCTGATGGACGTCTGGAAAGTAAGAATACCACATCGAAGCCACTCTTAACAGCAACGCTTTTTGGAAGACATTATGAAAAGGACCTGAAGCATCCCCTGCAAACCTCCCCATAA